Proteins from a genomic interval of Erwinia sp. SLM-02:
- a CDS encoding haloacid dehalogenase type II, with translation MIFKPKFISFDCYGTLINFEMGPTARTLFAGRVEDKRMSAFLESFRFYRLDEVLGDWKPFLQVVENAIQRACRAHDVEYRASDALALYNAVPTWQPHPHVVETLEQVARHIPLVILSNSMVDLIPHSIAHLKAPFHAVYTAEEARAYKPRAQIFEYMFDQLGCGPEQMMHCSSSFRYDLMTACDLGFMAKAFIDRGHEPSVDGYDVSRITDFRQLPGLLGL, from the coding sequence ATGATTTTTAAGCCAAAATTCATCAGTTTTGATTGCTACGGTACCCTCATCAACTTCGAAATGGGGCCAACGGCCAGGACGCTTTTTGCCGGCCGCGTCGAGGATAAACGGATGTCTGCCTTCCTCGAAAGTTTCCGCTTCTACCGGCTTGATGAAGTGCTGGGTGACTGGAAGCCATTCCTGCAGGTGGTGGAAAACGCGATCCAGCGGGCGTGTCGCGCACACGATGTTGAATACCGCGCTTCCGATGCGCTGGCGCTGTATAACGCGGTGCCGACCTGGCAGCCGCATCCCCACGTGGTCGAAACGCTGGAACAGGTTGCCCGCCACATTCCTTTGGTGATCCTGTCCAATTCAATGGTCGATCTCATTCCACACAGCATCGCCCATCTCAAAGCGCCTTTTCACGCCGTGTACACCGCAGAAGAAGCGCGTGCCTATAAGCCGCGTGCACAGATCTTCGAGTATATGTTCGACCAGCTGGGCTGCGGGCCTGAGCAGATGATGCACTGCTCATCCAGCTTCCGCTATGACCTGATGACGGCCTGCGACCTCGGTTTTATGGCAAAAGCGTTCATCGATCGCGGGCATGAGCCCAGCGTTGATGGTTATGACGTCAGTCGGATCACCGACTTCCGCCAGCTTCCAGGCCTGCTTGGCCTGTAA
- a CDS encoding HlyD family secretion protein, with amino-acid sequence MSRKLFRQEAVDHQKSYWNGRVILLRGVSSLIISACCLTFLAIAIAILCFFNFTQRIDVDGEVITLPHPLNISSPQVGYILRQFVQVGDSVTKGTLLFELDVSKTTSVGNVSDASISMVQEKISNAEEIISKLKENKDDFLKTTQQQIARYENSLKETDDMLLAARRGMSDMERTLDAYNDYLKQGLITKDQYSGQHSLYVQQQNTYQSLSSQKMQLELQITQLSSDLTTKSSDMDNQISSQYNQLNDYRTQLVESSANGTIMIKSTIDGRLESIAATPGQMVEAGSSLAQIKQIHGVKYYLMLWLPDTSLPYVKPGDVVNIRYDAFPSDKFGQFSGKIISISSMPATRRELSDLNHPAANSEAPVTLYKTIVDIKDKEFVYKERKLVLANGLKARSVVFMEERPLYMWLFSPVYKIVQSLKGPGDE; translated from the coding sequence ATGAGTCGAAAACTATTCCGGCAGGAAGCCGTAGACCACCAGAAAAGTTACTGGAACGGGCGGGTTATTTTACTCAGGGGTGTTTCATCCCTCATTATTTCAGCGTGTTGTCTGACGTTCCTGGCGATTGCCATTGCCATTCTGTGCTTCTTTAATTTTACCCAGCGTATTGATGTTGACGGTGAGGTCATTACCTTGCCCCATCCGCTCAATATCTCTTCGCCACAGGTGGGCTACATCCTTCGCCAGTTTGTTCAGGTGGGGGACAGCGTGACAAAGGGAACCCTCCTGTTTGAGCTGGATGTTTCAAAAACCACCAGCGTGGGTAACGTCAGCGATGCCAGTATTTCCATGGTGCAGGAAAAAATCAGTAATGCAGAAGAGATCATCAGCAAGCTGAAAGAGAACAAGGACGATTTTCTTAAAACGACCCAGCAGCAGATTGCGCGCTATGAAAATTCGCTTAAAGAAACGGATGATATGCTGCTGGCCGCCAGGCGCGGTATGTCCGATATGGAGCGCACGCTGGACGCGTACAACGACTATCTCAAGCAGGGGTTAATCACCAAGGATCAGTACAGCGGCCAGCATTCCCTGTACGTACAGCAGCAAAATACCTACCAGTCCCTCTCTTCACAAAAAATGCAGCTGGAGCTGCAAATTACGCAACTGAGCAGCGATCTGACGACCAAATCTTCCGATATGGATAACCAGATTTCCAGCCAGTACAACCAGCTAAACGACTATCGCACCCAGCTGGTGGAAAGCAGCGCTAACGGAACCATTATGATCAAATCAACCATTGATGGCCGGCTTGAGTCGATCGCCGCTACGCCGGGTCAGATGGTTGAAGCCGGGAGCAGCCTGGCGCAAATCAAGCAGATACACGGCGTAAAGTACTATCTGATGCTGTGGCTCCCGGATACCAGCCTGCCGTATGTCAAACCCGGGGACGTGGTGAATATCCGCTATGATGCTTTCCCTTCCGATAAATTCGGCCAGTTTTCCGGAAAAATCATCTCAATTTCTTCGATGCCCGCAACCCGCAGGGAGTTAAGCGACCTCAACCATCCTGCTGCGAACTCCGAGGCTCCGGTGACGCTGTATAAAACCATTGTGGATATTAAAGATAAGGAGTTCGTCTACAAGGAAAGGAAATTAGTTCTGGCCAACGGACTTAAGGCGAGGAGCGTGGTGTTTATGGAGGAGCGACCGCTCTACATGTGGCTGTTTTCACCCGTATATAAAATAGTGCAGAGCCTAAAGGGACCGGGTGATGAATAA
- a CDS encoding phosphotransferase, whose amino-acid sequence MLKEHPGEAAALNTAAPAVSLAEIRSRVTDLYGIEGTVRLLAGERDQNCCIEQADGTRYVFKISNPSESASIVDFQIAALNHIAGAAADLPIPRVVRTRAGQTRENVTWCDGSNTIVRMLSYLDGVQIKETVRTPEQRRAMGACLARLNLSLEGFSHPAASHDLLWNVSAAHRLTEQLDSLTDPARRALAGEFMTRFKQHVLPVLPMLRAQVIHNDFHLYNVLVAPEDQNRLTGIIDFGDLLHAPLVGEVATAAAFHMAGSEDPFEGPAQFVGAYHRTLALTEPEQEIVTDLMATRHLITALISEWRAVRYPHNREYILRHNPAAWEALSQMADLPRESARDRLLSEIRNGRKS is encoded by the coding sequence ATGCTTAAGGAACACCCGGGCGAGGCGGCTGCACTAAACACCGCGGCCCCCGCCGTCTCTCTTGCAGAGATACGATCGCGGGTCACTGACCTGTACGGAATTGAAGGCACCGTTCGCCTGCTGGCCGGTGAGCGCGACCAGAACTGCTGTATTGAGCAGGCCGACGGTACGCGCTATGTCTTCAAGATCAGCAATCCGTCTGAATCTGCGTCGATCGTTGATTTCCAGATTGCGGCTCTCAACCATATCGCCGGCGCAGCGGCGGATCTGCCTATCCCACGCGTTGTTCGCACGCGGGCCGGTCAGACCCGTGAAAACGTCACGTGGTGCGACGGGTCAAACACTATTGTCCGCATGCTCAGCTATCTGGATGGCGTGCAGATCAAGGAAACGGTACGTACGCCCGAACAGCGCCGAGCCATGGGAGCCTGTCTGGCCAGGCTTAATCTGTCCCTTGAAGGGTTTTCACATCCTGCCGCCAGCCACGACCTGCTGTGGAACGTCTCGGCAGCACACCGCCTGACGGAACAGCTGGACAGTCTGACCGACCCCGCGCGCCGGGCGCTTGCCGGGGAATTTATGACGCGTTTTAAGCAGCATGTTTTGCCGGTTCTTCCCATGCTGCGTGCTCAGGTGATTCACAACGATTTTCACCTCTATAACGTGCTCGTCGCGCCGGAAGACCAGAACCGCCTCACCGGGATCATTGACTTCGGCGACCTGCTGCATGCGCCGCTGGTCGGTGAAGTGGCCACCGCTGCGGCATTCCATATGGCGGGATCTGAGGACCCGTTCGAAGGCCCCGCCCAGTTCGTTGGCGCTTACCACCGGACGCTTGCACTCACTGAACCGGAGCAGGAGATAGTGACCGACCTGATGGCCACCCGCCATCTGATCACCGCCCTGATCTCGGAGTGGCGTGCGGTTCGCTACCCTCACAATCGCGAGTACATCCTGAGACACAATCCCGCAGCCTGGGAAGCCCTGTCACAAATGGCCGATCTCCCCCGCGAAAGCGCGCGCGATCGGCTGTTATCCGAAATTCGAAACGGGAGAAAGTCATGA
- a CDS encoding VasL domain-containing protein codes for MKKDKHLRTGGDPRALPDYIALREELMKLSHPARPDVDWKYTESLCLRLFENNGVELQTAAWYLLARTHIAGLAGISEGLALINALSTWQWSVMWPGSTPARMEIITGLNQRLQKAFRTLPLADRDDLALLYQIEKSLATFIEILTRHELKQASRLDVLQQQVGQAITRLENAPHGGEPETEVTLPPQAVATESAESLSASGPRIYVVHPNPAGVTGSPGTPGEREVADTDRDAAAGFPLAARPAGQWPRRSARRAFFLGAGSALLVGGLLLWGVNALMQPSPAQRQLSASLTPLPERLSAQQLSELRHASVSAEIPAGKLQAQLKWLMSLPPGWPERYGRELIDQARILWPDNPAVRQMQQQWQRELEDNAQPASALVNWHEGMQKLQKLAGRLNGLDEKRGKYMTVSELKSEVFAITQAFNRSLPVEELLRRYDAQSPDLQPRQIETALEQLQKRYVLLSDKSAINTQDRLVTSEN; via the coding sequence GTGAAAAAGGACAAACATCTCAGAACCGGCGGCGATCCGCGGGCATTACCGGATTATATCGCGCTGCGCGAAGAATTAATGAAGCTGTCTCATCCCGCCCGCCCGGACGTGGACTGGAAATATACGGAATCCCTGTGTCTCAGGCTGTTTGAAAACAACGGCGTTGAACTGCAAACCGCCGCCTGGTATTTACTGGCGCGTACGCATATTGCTGGCCTGGCGGGCATCAGTGAAGGCCTGGCATTAATTAATGCGCTGAGCACCTGGCAATGGTCAGTGATGTGGCCCGGCAGCACGCCTGCACGAATGGAAATCATTACTGGCCTGAATCAGCGTCTGCAGAAAGCTTTTCGTACGCTGCCGCTGGCAGATCGGGACGATCTGGCACTGCTTTATCAGATTGAAAAAAGCCTGGCGACGTTCATTGAGATACTGACCCGGCACGAACTAAAACAGGCCAGCCGTCTGGACGTGCTCCAGCAGCAGGTGGGGCAGGCAATTACCCGCCTTGAAAACGCGCCGCATGGCGGGGAACCTGAGACGGAAGTGACACTTCCCCCGCAGGCCGTCGCCACCGAGTCTGCGGAATCGCTGTCGGCTTCCGGCCCACGTATTTATGTCGTACATCCCAACCCTGCAGGCGTTACCGGCTCCCCGGGGACGCCCGGCGAGCGGGAGGTGGCCGATACCGATCGCGATGCTGCCGCTGGTTTCCCTCTCGCTGCCCGACCTGCCGGCCAGTGGCCCCGGCGGAGTGCGCGACGGGCGTTTTTCCTCGGGGCCGGGAGTGCGCTGCTGGTGGGCGGGCTGCTGCTGTGGGGAGTCAACGCGCTGATGCAGCCTTCCCCGGCGCAGCGGCAGCTGTCGGCGTCGCTGACGCCGTTACCTGAGCGGCTATCGGCGCAGCAGCTGAGCGAGCTTCGGCACGCTTCGGTCAGCGCGGAAATCCCGGCAGGAAAGCTGCAGGCGCAGCTTAAATGGCTGATGTCGCTGCCGCCGGGCTGGCCGGAGCGCTATGGCCGGGAACTCATTGACCAGGCCCGGATACTGTGGCCGGATAATCCGGCCGTGCGGCAGATGCAGCAGCAATGGCAACGGGAGCTGGAAGACAATGCGCAGCCGGCGAGCGCGCTGGTTAACTGGCACGAGGGCATGCAGAAGCTCCAGAAGCTGGCGGGGCGGCTGAACGGGCTGGATGAAAAGCGCGGAAAATATATGACCGTCAGTGAGCTGAAATCAGAGGTGTTTGCCATCACGCAGGCCTTTAACCGTTCGCTTCCCGTTGAGGAACTGCTGCGACGCTACGATGCGCAATCGCCGGATCTGCAGCCCAGGCAGATAGAAACAGCCCTGGAACAGCTGCAAAAAAGATATGTTTTACTCAGCGATAAGTCAGCGATAAATACGCAGGATAGGCTGGTCACTTCCGAAAATTAA